A single Tenacibaculum sp. 190524A02b DNA region contains:
- a CDS encoding succinylglutamate desuccinylase/aspartoacylase family protein — protein MAKKFKKIPVIKRIKIDSYEKNTLSYRWLHIVSNGIGQPIYVPIIVGRGVEDGPTLGITAVVHGNELNGMPVIQRLFNSIDLEKLSGTIIGVPVVNVPSILVNERRFIDGEDLNRIMPGNKEGNRSQVYASRVVNRIVKNFDFLLDLHTASFGRINSYYIRADLSSKVAKQLAMIQNPQIILNAPPKDGTLRGAAADLGIDSITVEVGDPDKFQKGMIRSGLTGVYNTLSFLNMYDTEMEEAETPAIICKKSYWIYSHVGGVLQVHSQLTQKLKKGELIATVRDVFGRVLKEYYAPEDGIVIGKSINPVGQTGSRIIHLGILS, from the coding sequence ATGGCAAAAAAGTTTAAGAAAATACCTGTCATCAAAAGAATCAAGATAGATTCATATGAGAAAAACACATTATCATATAGATGGTTACATATAGTATCGAATGGTATTGGTCAGCCTATTTATGTTCCGATAATTGTTGGAAGAGGAGTAGAGGATGGACCAACACTTGGAATAACGGCTGTAGTCCATGGTAATGAATTAAATGGAATGCCAGTTATTCAGCGTCTATTTAACTCAATTGATTTGGAGAAACTATCAGGAACTATTATTGGTGTTCCTGTAGTTAATGTGCCTTCTATTTTAGTTAATGAACGACGTTTTATTGATGGAGAAGACTTAAATAGAATTATGCCTGGAAATAAAGAAGGGAATAGGAGTCAAGTTTATGCTAGTAGGGTTGTGAATAGAATAGTTAAAAATTTTGATTTTTTATTAGACCTACATACTGCAAGTTTTGGAAGAATTAATTCCTATTATATTAGAGCAGATTTATCTTCTAAAGTAGCTAAGCAGTTAGCGATGATTCAAAATCCTCAAATTATTTTAAATGCACCTCCGAAAGATGGAACTCTTCGAGGGGCGGCAGCAGATTTAGGTATTGATTCAATAACTGTTGAAGTAGGTGATCCAGATAAGTTTCAGAAGGGAATGATTCGATCTGGTTTAACAGGGGTTTATAATACATTATCTTTTTTAAATATGTATGATACCGAGATGGAAGAAGCTGAAACCCCTGCTATCATATGTAAAAAATCATATTGGATTTATAGCCACGTAGGAGGAGTTCTTCAAGTACATTCTCAACTAACTCAAAAACTTAAAAAAGGAGAATTAATAGCAACAGTTCGTGATGTGTTTGGTAGGGTTTTAAAAGAGTACTATGCTCCAGAAGATGGAATAGTTATAGGGAAAAGTATTAATCCAGTAGGGCAAACTGGTAGTCGAATAATACATTTAGGTATTTTGTCTTGA
- the cobW gene encoding cobalamin biosynthesis protein CobW, which yields MINTSQKIPVTIITGFLGSGKTTLIHQIAKNANGRRLAIIVNEFGELGMDGEILKGNDCGCEEENILELSNGCLCCTVQEEFLPTMLQLMERKDQIDHIIIETSGLALPKPLVRAFNWPDLKPQITVDAVVTVVDSVGQATGEICDRARVQEQRLADDSLDHESSIEELFEDQLSCADLVIMTKSDLIDEESFIKVREVIQNKIGNQIKIISGVKGDIPVDVLLGLDAKSEDFIEEKHSHHEAHHHHHDHDHDHHHDHDHDETINSLVIEVKVPHTPKQLIKALERLVSEFEIYRIKGIIEVPNKPMRMIVQGVASRFENYFDRKWKEGEVRGTRLVIIGEKLEETSLIKALEEKLTVTA from the coding sequence ATGATTAATACTTCTCAAAAAATACCTGTAACTATCATTACAGGTTTCTTAGGTTCAGGAAAAACTACATTAATTCATCAAATAGCCAAGAATGCTAATGGAAGACGTTTAGCTATTATAGTAAACGAGTTTGGAGAGTTAGGAATGGATGGAGAAATTCTAAAAGGTAATGATTGCGGATGTGAAGAAGAGAATATTTTAGAGTTGAGTAATGGTTGTCTTTGCTGTACTGTACAAGAAGAGTTTTTACCAACAATGCTTCAATTAATGGAACGTAAAGATCAAATTGATCATATTATTATAGAAACATCTGGATTAGCGTTACCAAAACCATTAGTAAGAGCATTTAATTGGCCAGATTTAAAACCACAAATAACGGTAGATGCTGTGGTAACTGTAGTAGATAGTGTAGGGCAAGCTACAGGAGAAATTTGTGATAGAGCAAGAGTGCAAGAGCAACGTTTAGCTGACGATAGTTTAGATCATGAATCTTCTATAGAAGAATTATTTGAAGATCAATTATCGTGCGCAGATTTAGTGATTATGACAAAATCAGATTTAATAGATGAAGAGAGCTTTATTAAAGTAAGAGAAGTTATCCAGAATAAAATAGGAAATCAAATTAAAATAATTTCAGGAGTAAAAGGAGATATTCCTGTTGATGTTTTATTAGGTTTAGATGCAAAATCTGAAGATTTTATTGAAGAAAAGCATTCGCATCATGAAGCACATCACCACCATCACGATCACGACCATGACCACCACCACGATCATGATCATGATGAAACAATAAACTCGTTAGTTATAGAAGTAAAAGTACCACATACACCAAAGCAATTAATAAAAGCTTTAGAGCGTTTAGTTTCGGAATTTGAAATCTATAGAATTAAAGGAATTATTGAAGTTCCTAATAAACCAATGCGTATGATAGTGCAAGGTGTGGCAAGTAGGTTTGAAAATTACTTTGATAGAAAATGGAAAGAAGGAGAAGTGAGAGGTACACGATTGGTTATTATTGGTGAAAAGTTAGAAGAAACTAGTTTAATAAAAGCTTTAGAAGAAAAGTTAACCGTTACAGCATAA
- the cbiE gene encoding precorrin-6y C5,15-methyltransferase (decarboxylating) subunit CbiE — MTFFVIGIGNKQSIFSEEQKELIQSTTVFSGGKRHLELVKNVLPENYQWIFIQSPMETVFKEYEQANTRIVVFASGNPLFYGFSNTLKNKYPSIEIYTEPYFSSIQVLANKTNTNSNELITVSVHGRTWKALDIALINQKSLIGVLTDRIKSPKAIAERLLNYGYTNYEISIGEDLEGEYEKVQTITLEEALNKEYHKLNCVLLHQKEKRKEYFGIKDGDFLGLKGRPKMITKMPIRLTSLHLLDVLNRNVFWDIGFCTGSISVEAKLKNPNLDIIAFEKRLECESILMENQKRFGALGITSVIGDFFKQDLKQYPKPDTIFIGGHGGKLKEMLIVLDEVISPNTIIVINTVKETSNNSFKESCKNLAWELVEELNLTLDLHNPICLLKAIKL; from the coding sequence ATGACGTTTTTTGTAATTGGTATAGGAAATAAGCAATCAATATTTTCAGAAGAACAAAAGGAGCTTATTCAAAGCACTACTGTTTTTAGTGGTGGTAAACGTCATTTAGAATTGGTAAAAAATGTGCTTCCTGAAAATTATCAATGGATTTTTATTCAGAGTCCTATGGAAACTGTTTTTAAGGAATATGAACAGGCAAATACAAGAATTGTTGTTTTTGCTTCAGGAAATCCATTGTTTTATGGTTTTTCAAATACACTTAAAAATAAATATCCATCTATAGAAATTTATACGGAACCTTATTTTAGTTCCATTCAAGTATTAGCCAATAAAACGAATACAAATAGTAATGAGCTGATTACAGTTAGTGTGCATGGTAGAACATGGAAAGCATTAGATATAGCCTTAATAAATCAAAAATCATTAATAGGTGTATTAACAGATAGAATTAAAAGCCCAAAAGCAATTGCTGAAAGATTATTGAATTATGGTTATACCAATTATGAAATAAGTATTGGCGAAGATTTAGAAGGAGAATATGAAAAGGTTCAAACAATAACCTTAGAAGAAGCTTTAAATAAAGAATATCACAAATTAAACTGTGTATTGCTTCATCAAAAAGAAAAAAGAAAAGAATATTTCGGAATAAAAGATGGTGATTTTTTAGGGTTAAAAGGCAGACCTAAAATGATTACTAAAATGCCCATTCGTTTAACCAGTTTACATTTATTAGATGTGTTAAATAGAAATGTATTTTGGGATATAGGGTTTTGTACAGGTTCTATTTCTGTAGAAGCAAAACTTAAAAATCCGAATTTAGATATTATAGCATTTGAAAAGCGATTAGAATGTGAGAGTATTTTAATGGAAAATCAAAAAAGATTCGGAGCATTGGGAATAACATCAGTTATCGGTGATTTTTTTAAGCAAGATTTAAAACAGTATCCAAAGCCAGACACTATTTTTATAGGAGGGCATGGTGGAAAACTCAAAGAGATGCTAATAGTATTAGATGAGGTAATTTCTCCCAATACTATAATTGTGATAAACACAGTAAAAGAAACAAGTAATAATTCGTTTAAAGAAAGCTGCAAAAACTTAGCTTGGGAATTGGTAGAAGAGTTAAATTTAACCTTAGATTTGCACAACCCTATATGCTTATTAAAAGCTATTAAATTATAA
- the bluB gene encoding 5,6-dimethylbenzimidazole synthase has translation MQEELQRFFTEGEQEILEEILLYRRDVRGNYFKKDIISEENINRILQAALSAPSVGFSQPWEFVLIRDIKTKQAVKNSFQEENEKAILQFKDKKQQEYIRLKLEGITEAPLNMAVFYKPKNEPVLGQTSMPNMGKYSVVCAIQNMWLMARALNIGMGWVSILDPEKVKNILNAPKENQLIGYLCFGYTDMFYNKPELEIKKWDYKKFQDEVVIQEKYVQ, from the coding sequence ATGCAAGAGGAATTGCAACGATTTTTTACAGAAGGAGAACAAGAAATATTAGAAGAAATATTGTTATACCGAAGAGATGTTAGAGGGAATTATTTTAAGAAAGATATTATATCAGAAGAAAATATAAACCGAATTTTACAAGCTGCATTATCTGCGCCATCGGTAGGATTTTCACAGCCTTGGGAGTTTGTTTTAATTCGTGATATAAAAACAAAGCAAGCAGTTAAAAATTCTTTTCAAGAAGAAAATGAAAAAGCGATTCTACAATTTAAAGATAAAAAACAACAAGAATATATTCGATTAAAATTAGAAGGAATAACAGAAGCTCCTTTGAATATGGCAGTTTTTTATAAACCTAAAAACGAACCTGTTTTAGGTCAGACAAGTATGCCAAATATGGGAAAGTATAGTGTTGTTTGTGCCATTCAAAATATGTGGTTAATGGCACGTGCTTTAAATATAGGGATGGGTTGGGTAAGTATTTTGGATCCTGAAAAGGTAAAAAACATATTAAATGCTCCAAAAGAAAATCAGTTAATAGGTTATTTATGTTTCGGTTATACGGATATGTTTTACAATAAACCTGAACTAGAAATTAAAAAGTGGGATTATAAAAAATTTCAAGACGAAGTAGTTATTCAAGAAAAGTATGTCCAATGA
- a CDS encoding cold-shock protein, producing MQEGTVKFFNESKGFGFITSSTGEDIFVHNSGLIDEIRENDKVKYQTERGKKGLNAVNVEVI from the coding sequence ATGCAAGAAGGCACAGTAAAGTTTTTCAACGAATCAAAAGGATTTGGATTTATTACATCATCAACTGGTGAAGATATTTTTGTTCATAATTCTGGTTTAATTGACGAAATTAGAGAGAACGATAAGGTTAAATACCAGACTGAGCGAGGAAAAAAAGGATTAAATGCTGTTAACGTAGAAGTTATATAG
- the cobM gene encoding precorrin-4 C(11)-methyltransferase, with protein MTEQVLKVAIVSFTDNGLEIAKVLQNEFYRSRIFTTRSIEETKEMKRISSASELMETSFQKYDAWLFIGALGICVRSIAPFIQDKNTDPAVVNIDDQGKHVQSVLSGHIGKANDLTKQISRILQAIPVISTSSDLQKLWSLDTLAEQFAWKTRSSVELNKIISLFVNRKPTALVLKVKDKGTEFLEKSCPDFVTIYYRIEDVDITEYNLLLYVGYELLDSKIPSLAFYPKCIALGSGCSKDIEPPLFEMVLQDELQKQNIAFESIYALGSADIKSEEQAYLDFALKYELPFVTYTGEELNNVEVANPSEVVKKKVGVYGVSEASVALIADSNEWLVEKTKATTESGKKFTYALSLVSDFERKPSIAIVGAGSGDPELLTLKGRAILEVADCILYAGSLVPEELTHMAKEGALVRNSASMTLEEQIEIIDTYYTQGKKIVRLHSGDPSIYGAIQEQMTIFDAKGYDYYIVPGISSFQAAAAYLKSEFTIPEVAQTIILTRGEGNTPTPEHEKIADMAKLRATMCIFLSAGIAKKVQAELLEHYPEETPLAVLYRVSWKDEQVWTGKLTELTEIIKENKLTRTVLIVVGEAVGARKNRSWLYDDNWHHIFRKKQKITQ; from the coding sequence ATGACAGAACAAGTTTTAAAAGTAGCAATAGTTAGCTTTACAGATAATGGTTTGGAAATAGCCAAAGTGCTACAAAATGAATTTTATAGAAGTAGGATATTCACTACTAGATCTATAGAAGAAACTAAAGAGATGAAGCGTATTAGTTCAGCTTCAGAACTAATGGAAACTTCCTTTCAAAAATATGATGCTTGGTTGTTTATAGGAGCTTTAGGAATTTGTGTTAGAAGCATTGCACCTTTTATTCAGGATAAAAATACTGACCCAGCGGTGGTAAATATTGATGATCAAGGAAAACACGTACAATCTGTTTTAAGCGGTCATATTGGAAAAGCTAATGACTTAACTAAACAAATTAGTAGAATATTACAAGCAATTCCCGTGATATCTACCTCAAGCGATTTACAAAAATTATGGAGTTTAGATACATTAGCAGAACAGTTCGCATGGAAAACTAGAAGCTCCGTTGAACTGAATAAAATCATTTCCTTATTTGTAAATAGAAAACCAACAGCTTTGGTTTTAAAAGTTAAAGATAAAGGAACTGAGTTTTTAGAAAAATCATGCCCAGATTTTGTTACTATTTATTACAGAATAGAAGATGTAGACATTACTGAGTATAACTTGTTATTGTATGTAGGTTATGAACTGTTAGACTCTAAAATACCATCATTAGCTTTTTATCCAAAATGTATCGCATTAGGAAGTGGATGTTCAAAAGATATAGAGCCGCCATTATTTGAAATGGTTTTGCAGGATGAGTTACAAAAACAAAATATAGCATTTGAAAGTATATATGCATTAGGTTCGGCAGATATAAAGTCGGAAGAACAAGCATATTTAGACTTTGCATTAAAATACGAACTTCCTTTTGTTACCTATACAGGTGAGGAATTGAATAATGTTGAGGTAGCCAATCCGTCGGAAGTAGTAAAGAAAAAAGTAGGAGTTTATGGAGTTTCAGAAGCTTCAGTTGCACTTATTGCAGATTCAAATGAATGGCTTGTAGAAAAAACAAAAGCTACTACAGAATCTGGTAAAAAGTTTACCTATGCACTATCACTAGTATCCGATTTTGAACGTAAACCAAGTATTGCTATTGTAGGAGCTGGTTCTGGAGATCCTGAATTGTTGACATTAAAAGGAAGAGCAATATTAGAAGTCGCAGATTGTATTTTATATGCAGGTAGCTTAGTTCCAGAAGAATTAACGCATATGGCCAAAGAAGGAGCTTTAGTACGTAATTCTGCTTCGATGACTTTAGAAGAGCAAATAGAAATTATAGATACTTATTATACACAAGGAAAGAAAATTGTCCGTTTACATTCTGGTGATCCGTCTATATACGGAGCGATTCAAGAGCAAATGACCATTTTTGATGCCAAAGGATATGATTACTATATTGTACCAGGGATTTCTTCTTTTCAAGCAGCAGCAGCCTATTTAAAATCTGAATTTACAATTCCTGAAGTAGCACAAACCATTATTTTAACAAGAGGAGAAGGAAATACACCAACACCAGAACATGAAAAAATTGCAGATATGGCAAAGTTACGTGCTACGATGTGTATATTTTTAAGCGCTGGTATTGCTAAAAAAGTGCAAGCAGAATTATTAGAACATTATCCAGAAGAAACACCATTAGCAGTATTGTATAGAGTGAGTTGGAAAGACGAACAAGTTTGGACAGGAAAGCTTACAGAACTTACTGAGATAATTAAAGAAAATAAATTAACAAGAACAGTATTAATAGTTGTTGGAGAAGCAGTTGGAGCACGTAAAAATCGTTCTTGGTTGTATGACGATAATTGGCATCATATTTTTAGAAAGAAACAAAAAATAACCCAATAA
- a CDS encoding cob(I)yrinic acid a,c-diamide adenosyltransferase, with protein sequence MKIYTRKGDAGKTGVFGGKRAYKNSARIECIGTLDEVNSTIGLLRAKLGQEHEWQANLHRIQKDMMDMMSHLARPSDSKKENPNPKPIDGAVFCEEWLDALEASISSPSDYFILPGGNEISALCHVCRTQIRRGERSLVTLMLEDPDSVEEYVMAYINRLSDLFFTMARAEMDKEGVAEEKWQLFLYKRKKKKAE encoded by the coding sequence ATGAAGATATATACACGAAAAGGAGATGCAGGAAAAACAGGAGTTTTTGGAGGAAAAAGAGCCTATAAAAATTCAGCAAGAATAGAATGTATTGGAACTTTAGATGAAGTAAACTCAACAATAGGTTTATTAAGAGCTAAATTAGGACAAGAACATGAGTGGCAAGCAAATTTGCATCGTATTCAAAAAGATATGATGGATATGATGTCGCATTTAGCACGTCCATCAGATTCAAAAAAAGAAAATCCAAACCCAAAACCAATAGATGGGGCAGTTTTTTGTGAAGAATGGTTAGATGCCTTAGAAGCTAGTATAAGTTCTCCTTCAGATTATTTTATTTTACCTGGGGGAAATGAGATTTCAGCGTTATGTCATGTATGTAGAACACAAATACGTAGAGGAGAACGAAGTTTAGTTACTTTAATGCTTGAAGATCCAGATAGTGTAGAGGAATATGTAATGGCGTACATCAATAGATTATCAGATTTATTTTTTACGATGGCAAGAGCTGAAATGGATAAAGAAGGAGTAGCAGAGGAAAAATGGCAATTATTTTTATACAAACGCAAAAAGAAGAAAGCTGAGTAA
- a CDS encoding tyrosine-type recombinase/integrase, which produces MATVKIVLDKKKNNQRTDGSFPIKIKVEHDGKHLPINLKKYALVEQWTGDKLNSKFPNSKRTNNELLKKLVTAKSLLEDYENEIKTWSCKQLRDFIALRILDEKSEKRDKRIKEKGGTLLMTPKGIKTIKLFEYGNTLVEHYEKLKLYGRAKSYKQALSAFRKYSSPKEDITFAEITGKVLEQWKVNMMNKPMKDTSYNAYLRGLRAVINHGIKDHKLTKDGNYGFQYFTVGTPQPTQKRAIHIEQIKSLFEYSLEKETSLWHSQQQAIFMFNTNGINFRDLAYLRMNQIIGDFDRIKYKRAKNHKDFDIVIAGKSKEILQYYSQGKKLNSNELVFPILPQQILGLGKKEITLYESRRDIFNNNLKKIASLAKIDTNLTSYVLRHSFATALKHSGANISYISEALGHESSKTTQVYLDSFEKEDNDNITRSVAF; this is translated from the coding sequence ATGGCTACCGTAAAAATAGTTCTCGATAAAAAGAAAAATAATCAACGTACAGATGGTTCTTTCCCTATAAAGATTAAAGTTGAACACGATGGAAAACACCTACCGATTAACCTAAAAAAGTATGCGTTAGTTGAACAATGGACTGGAGATAAACTAAATAGTAAATTTCCTAATTCCAAAAGAACCAATAATGAATTATTAAAAAAACTTGTGACAGCCAAATCACTTTTAGAAGACTATGAAAATGAAATTAAAACTTGGAGTTGTAAACAATTAAGAGATTTTATTGCTTTACGAATATTAGATGAAAAATCCGAAAAGCGAGATAAAAGAATCAAGGAAAAAGGAGGCACGCTTTTAATGACTCCTAAAGGTATTAAAACCATTAAACTCTTTGAATATGGCAATACTCTGGTAGAGCATTATGAAAAATTAAAACTTTATGGCAGAGCTAAATCTTACAAACAAGCTCTAAGTGCATTTAGGAAATATTCAAGCCCTAAAGAAGACATCACTTTTGCTGAAATCACTGGAAAAGTACTGGAACAATGGAAAGTAAACATGATGAATAAACCTATGAAAGATACTTCATATAATGCTTATTTAAGAGGCTTACGTGCTGTAATCAATCATGGAATAAAAGACCATAAGCTTACAAAAGACGGAAACTATGGGTTTCAATATTTTACTGTAGGCACACCTCAACCTACACAAAAAAGAGCTATTCATATAGAGCAAATCAAATCCTTATTTGAATATTCTTTAGAAAAAGAAACTTCTTTATGGCATTCTCAGCAACAAGCTATTTTTATGTTTAATACTAATGGCATTAATTTTCGAGATTTAGCTTATTTAAGAATGAATCAAATTATTGGCGATTTTGACCGTATAAAATATAAAAGAGCAAAAAACCATAAAGATTTTGATATTGTCATCGCAGGTAAATCAAAGGAAATATTACAATATTACTCACAAGGAAAAAAACTAAATTCTAATGAATTGGTCTTCCCTATTCTGCCACAACAAATTTTAGGACTAGGGAAAAAAGAGATTACTCTTTATGAAAGTCGTCGAGATATTTTTAACAATAACCTCAAGAAAATTGCATCTTTAGCTAAAATTGACACCAATTTAACTTCTTATGTTCTAAGACATTCATTTGCAACCGCCTTAAAACATTCAGGAGCAAATATTTCGTATATCTCTGAAGCGCTAGGACATGAGTCTTCTAAAACTACCCAAGTATACCTAGATAGCTTTGAAAAAGAGGATAATGATAATATTACTAGGTCAGTTGCTTTTTAA
- the cobJ gene encoding precorrin-3B C(17)-methyltransferase, whose translation MIKVVGLGPGHEQYIIPMASEAVSKATVIIGYHYYFQFIEHLINPNAVCIGKELSEEEKRADIAIEYAQKGENVVVIGSGDASIYAMASIVYQKVAEQELELEVETVPGISAFITAGSKLGAILGHDFCCISLSDLMTPWTTIEKRIIAAAQGDFVTGLYNPRSKKRYWQLQALKDIYLKYRSDATPVAICKQLGRTEENITLTTLGELNIDEVDMFSVVLIGNSQTFRYKKNLITPRGYLNRKPETGQEIQEASFREIIENLPTHNFDNDHLWAAIRCIHTSGDFEYINYIETSKGAIEKWNDYLKGGGVIVTDVTMVKAGITKAFTGKYNNQVVCMLNEKETLELATKEGLTRSQAGIKLAAQKYPNALFVIGNAPTALIEIVDQVHEGTINPVGIVGAPVGFINVIESKERLKMQKEISFALITERRGGSNFAAAIVNAAFTLEEVEKLESI comes from the coding sequence ATGATTAAAGTTGTAGGACTAGGACCTGGACATGAGCAATATATTATTCCAATGGCATCTGAAGCAGTTTCAAAAGCTACTGTAATTATTGGATATCATTATTATTTTCAATTTATAGAACACTTAATTAATCCAAACGCTGTTTGTATAGGAAAAGAGTTAAGTGAAGAAGAGAAAAGAGCAGACATAGCAATTGAATATGCACAAAAAGGAGAGAATGTGGTGGTTATTGGTTCTGGAGATGCTAGTATTTATGCCATGGCTTCTATTGTATATCAGAAAGTAGCAGAACAAGAACTAGAGTTGGAAGTTGAGACGGTTCCTGGAATTTCAGCTTTTATTACTGCAGGAAGTAAGTTAGGCGCTATTCTAGGTCACGATTTTTGTTGTATCTCATTGTCTGATTTAATGACTCCATGGACGACTATTGAGAAAAGAATCATAGCTGCAGCACAAGGAGATTTTGTTACAGGTTTATATAACCCAAGAAGTAAAAAGAGGTATTGGCAGTTACAAGCGTTAAAAGATATTTATTTAAAATATCGTTCTGATGCTACACCTGTAGCTATCTGTAAGCAGTTAGGTAGAACGGAAGAAAATATTACACTAACAACATTAGGAGAGCTAAATATTGATGAGGTAGATATGTTTAGTGTGGTATTAATAGGGAACAGTCAAACATTTAGATACAAAAAAAACTTAATAACACCCAGAGGTTACTTGAATAGAAAACCAGAAACAGGACAGGAAATTCAAGAAGCAAGCTTTAGAGAAATTATCGAAAATCTACCAACTCATAATTTTGATAACGATCATTTATGGGCGGCAATTCGTTGTATTCATACTTCGGGAGATTTTGAGTATATCAATTACATAGAAACTTCCAAAGGAGCTATTGAAAAATGGAATGATTACCTGAAAGGTGGAGGTGTTATTGTAACGGATGTAACTATGGTAAAAGCAGGAATAACCAAAGCTTTTACAGGCAAATATAATAATCAGGTAGTTTGTATGCTTAATGAAAAAGAAACCCTTGAGTTAGCAACTAAAGAAGGTTTAACACGTTCACAAGCGGGGATTAAATTAGCAGCACAAAAATATCCAAATGCATTATTTGTCATAGGAAACGCACCAACGGCATTAATTGAAATTGTAGATCAAGTCCATGAAGGAACCATAAACCCTGTAGGGATTGTTGGTGCACCAGTAGGGTTCATAAATGTTATAGAATCCAAAGAGCGATTAAAAATGCAAAAAGAAATTTCATTTGCATTGATTACAGAACGTAGAGGAGGAAGTAATTTTGCAGCTGCAATAGTGAATGCAGCATTTACATTAGAGGAAGTAGAAAAATTAGAATCGATTTAA
- the cobI gene encoding precorrin-2 C(20)-methyltransferase: MVYGVALGPGDPELLTIKALRVLKESDVIFYPGSSYQGRKKSYVYPLLKYHQLENKDLRGFYLEMSDDRSQSKRVYALTASEIQELVNQGKKVAVVCEGDLSLYASFSYVLEHLKKLNIPVELIPGINSFSLGAAKHQTHLSLLNDKIAVVPRVKSIEEIENYFVKVDTLILMKVKTSWQYFYKQLTQQTWQFYYCERLGTNQEYITTNIQEISEREIPYFSLLIIKKNRTND, encoded by the coding sequence ATGGTATATGGCGTGGCATTAGGTCCAGGAGATCCTGAATTACTAACCATAAAGGCATTGAGAGTTTTAAAGGAAAGTGACGTAATATTTTACCCAGGATCTTCATATCAAGGTAGGAAGAAAAGTTATGTATATCCTTTGTTAAAATACCATCAGTTGGAAAATAAAGATCTTAGAGGGTTTTATTTAGAAATGTCAGATGATAGATCTCAGTCAAAAAGGGTGTATGCTTTAACTGCATCTGAAATACAAGAATTAGTAAATCAAGGTAAAAAAGTAGCTGTAGTATGTGAAGGTGATCTTAGTTTATATGCCTCGTTTTCTTACGTTTTAGAACATTTGAAAAAGCTAAATATTCCTGTAGAATTAATCCCAGGAATTAATTCTTTTAGCTTAGGAGCTGCTAAACATCAAACCCATTTAAGTCTTTTAAATGATAAAATAGCAGTAGTTCCTAGGGTAAAATCAATAGAAGAAATTGAAAATTACTTTGTTAAAGTTGACACGCTCATATTGATGAAAGTAAAAACAAGTTGGCAATATTTTTATAAACAATTGACACAGCAAACTTGGCAGTTTTATTATTGTGAGCGCTTAGGAACGAATCAAGAATATATTACCACTAATATACAAGAAATATCAGAGAGAGAAATTCCATATTTCTCTCTCTTAATTATAAAAAAGAATCGTACGAATGATTAA